The following proteins come from a genomic window of Microbacterium sp. SY138:
- a CDS encoding response regulator: MGAEWRRRVLVVEDQGALRMLVCDLLERHGFQTAAAADAAEATRLFTEFDPDALLTDIDLGSRPSGAELAAMLVELAPHIAVVFLSSYPRAAAGATAMGIEQAVFVAKQDLDSPTALLSALERALSTHPTPLPPSAETGDPLGSLTRHQLEILAMIARGWSNERIAVETGGTVRAVERSISRLFGRLEVTRDPTVNARVAAAGLYLAAFGPAR, translated from the coding sequence GTGGGCGCGGAGTGGAGACGACGGGTGCTCGTCGTCGAGGATCAGGGTGCCCTCCGCATGCTGGTGTGCGATCTGCTCGAGCGCCACGGCTTCCAGACCGCGGCAGCCGCCGATGCCGCCGAGGCGACACGCCTCTTCACCGAATTCGACCCGGACGCGCTGCTGACCGACATCGATCTGGGCTCCCGCCCCTCCGGGGCGGAGCTCGCCGCGATGCTGGTCGAACTCGCACCGCACATCGCGGTCGTGTTCCTCAGCAGCTACCCCCGTGCCGCCGCCGGTGCCACGGCGATGGGGATCGAGCAGGCCGTGTTCGTCGCGAAACAGGACCTCGATTCCCCTACGGCTCTGCTCTCCGCGCTGGAACGTGCTCTGTCGACGCATCCGACACCTCTGCCGCCCTCGGCCGAAACAGGCGACCCCCTCGGCTCACTCACCAGGCATCAACTGGAGATCCTCGCGATGATCGCACGCGGATGGTCGAACGAGCGCATCGCCGTCGAGACCGGTGGCACGGTGCGCGCAGTCGAACGATCCATCAGCCGGTTGTTCGGAAGACTCGAGGTGACACGCGACCCGACCGTCAACGCTCGTGTCGCTGCGGCGGGACTCTACCTCGCCGCGTTCGGTCCCGCCCGATGA
- a CDS encoding carboxylesterase/lipase family protein, with the protein MSDNSPPDDETRVVTVTAPAGTFRGTDADGARSWRGIRYAQAPVGLLRWRDPVAAPSVEEEIDATVYGNVCPQQINPAVPLGDDAVMDEDCLVLNVWAPSERPESAFPVMVWLHGGAYTFGSSSQPLFDATSLVTRGEVVVVTVNYRLGAFGFLDLAGLLPDEGFDRNLALKDALLALRWVQENISAFGGDAGRVTVFGESAGGGLVTTLLATPSAEGLFARAIAQSSPASSMYGTERARDVAARFVHELGIDSTDAAAVAGALRAASVDDIVAASMEVYAAVPDDAPGTLAFAPVIDGDVLPEAPVTALREGRGLRVPLLIGTNKDEASLFKFMKSPLIPITDDRIRQMFTDMAEDNPTISLPSAAQVRTAYENVRHGAVGLGIARDIGFRLPTLWIAEGHSTVADVWLYRFDHAAPFLRLIGLGATHATELPYLWGNLSSGPKDPTFRLGGRRAAQEISVRMQERWAAFAHGRTPDAATAKDAPTWAPYSASDAAGRRQTLVIERQDTLVADLDAPLRAAWGDDVLDFR; encoded by the coding sequence ATGTCAGACAACTCTCCCCCCGACGACGAGACGCGCGTCGTCACCGTCACGGCACCGGCCGGGACGTTCCGCGGCACGGATGCCGACGGTGCGCGCTCATGGCGCGGAATCCGCTATGCCCAGGCGCCGGTCGGTCTGCTGCGTTGGCGTGATCCCGTCGCGGCGCCGAGCGTCGAGGAGGAGATCGACGCCACCGTCTACGGCAACGTGTGCCCGCAGCAGATCAACCCCGCCGTACCGCTGGGCGACGACGCGGTGATGGACGAGGACTGCCTCGTGCTGAACGTGTGGGCACCGTCGGAGCGACCCGAGAGCGCCTTCCCCGTCATGGTATGGCTGCACGGTGGCGCCTACACGTTCGGCTCATCGAGCCAACCGCTGTTCGATGCGACATCGCTCGTCACGCGCGGCGAGGTCGTGGTCGTGACGGTCAACTACCGACTCGGCGCATTCGGTTTTCTGGATCTCGCCGGACTCCTGCCCGATGAGGGTTTCGATCGCAACCTGGCCCTGAAGGACGCGCTGCTCGCGTTGCGCTGGGTGCAGGAGAACATCTCGGCGTTCGGGGGCGACGCGGGCAGGGTCACGGTGTTCGGGGAGTCCGCGGGAGGAGGGCTGGTGACGACTCTGCTGGCGACGCCTTCGGCCGAAGGTCTGTTCGCCCGCGCGATCGCGCAGTCCTCCCCCGCCTCGAGCATGTACGGGACCGAACGGGCGCGTGACGTCGCCGCGCGGTTCGTGCATGAGCTGGGCATCGATTCGACGGATGCTGCGGCGGTCGCGGGGGCTCTGCGCGCGGCATCCGTCGATGACATCGTGGCGGCGAGCATGGAGGTGTACGCGGCCGTGCCGGACGACGCACCGGGGACCCTCGCGTTCGCGCCCGTCATCGACGGCGATGTTCTTCCGGAGGCGCCGGTGACCGCGCTGCGCGAAGGACGCGGGCTCCGGGTTCCACTCCTGATCGGGACGAACAAGGACGAGGCGTCGCTCTTCAAGTTCATGAAGTCGCCTCTCATCCCGATCACCGACGACCGCATCCGACAGATGTTCACCGACATGGCCGAAGACAACCCGACGATCTCCCTTCCCTCCGCCGCTCAGGTCCGGACCGCCTACGAGAACGTGCGGCATGGCGCCGTGGGGCTCGGGATCGCCCGCGACATCGGATTCCGTCTGCCGACGCTGTGGATAGCGGAGGGTCACAGCACCGTGGCGGATGTGTGGCTGTATCGCTTCGACCATGCGGCGCCCTTTCTCCGTCTGATCGGTCTCGGTGCGACGCACGCGACCGAGCTGCCGTACCTGTGGGGCAACCTGTCGAGCGGCCCCAAGGACCCGACGTTCCGGCTCGGCGGCCGCCGAGCCGCGCAGGAGATCTCGGTGCGGATGCAGGAACGCTGGGCGGCGTTCGCGCACGGACGCACACCGGATGCGGCGACCGCGAAGGATGCGCCGACCTGGGCGCCGTATTCTGCATCGGATGCGGCCGGCCGCCGTCAGACCCTCGTGATCGAGCGGCAGGACACTCTCGTCGCCGACCTCGATGCTCCTCTACGCGCGGCATGGGGCGACGACGTGCTCGATTTCCGGTGA
- a CDS encoding GAP family protein: MNQLHDLLPLAVGMLISPLPLVAIIAIILAPRGRTAAPVYAAVFIAISLAFVMVGALTSAGSASGSPSATAKTVSFFLAIVLALGFAALAVASWSSRPRHGQPPQTPAWLAALDAVTPAKAAALGSIMAVTNTKNIPLALKGGALIGEAHLPLLAAGGLCIGLVVAGTLPLLVTAAVATSRSAVVTKALERVKSEMIAHNAMIMTVLFAVLAANEAAQVIRHLS, from the coding sequence GTGAACCAACTGCATGACCTCCTCCCGCTGGCTGTGGGCATGCTCATCTCGCCGCTGCCCCTCGTGGCGATCATCGCGATCATCCTCGCTCCCCGCGGCCGGACGGCGGCGCCCGTCTACGCCGCAGTGTTCATCGCGATCTCCCTCGCGTTCGTCATGGTCGGCGCGCTCACCTCCGCCGGTTCCGCCTCGGGGTCTCCCTCCGCCACCGCGAAGACAGTCTCGTTCTTCCTCGCCATCGTGCTCGCACTCGGCTTCGCCGCGCTCGCCGTCGCGAGTTGGTCGTCTCGCCCCCGCCATGGCCAGCCACCCCAGACGCCGGCCTGGCTCGCGGCCCTCGATGCCGTCACCCCGGCGAAGGCGGCCGCGCTCGGCTCGATCATGGCGGTCACCAACACGAAGAACATCCCGCTCGCGCTGAAGGGCGGTGCACTGATCGGCGAGGCGCATCTCCCTCTGCTCGCAGCGGGAGGGCTCTGCATCGGGCTGGTCGTCGCCGGCACTCTGCCGCTGCTCGTCACGGCCGCCGTCGCCACGAGCAGATCGGCGGTCGTCACGAAAGCACTCGAACGGGTCAAGTCCGAGATGATCGCGCACAACGCGATGATCATGACGGTGCTGTTCGCGGTTCTCGCCGCGAACGAGGCCGCCCAGGTCATCCGTCACCTGTCCTGA
- a CDS encoding ATP-binding protein: protein MTNLTIGTTLEDPGAPVDLDARRFNRHTFWVGQSGSGKTYALGVVLEQLLLHTELPLIVLDPNSDFTRLRETRASAGASETDRMAELDIRVFRSGAGEGERLHVRYVDLVPASKAAVLQMDPIADAEEYNALLHEERDAHVFDGRDMLPGLRASGDPARVRLANRMENLQVLEWALWSRGAGSVIDVIEERPRATVLDLGGFEHPAEPKVAALAVLEHLWAHREERRPVLIVIDEAHNLCSPNPETAVERALTEQLVQIAAEGRKFGLWLLLSTQRPTKIHPNVLSQCDNLALMRVNAPRDLAELADVFGFASEDAIRRSADFVQGQALFAGGFISAPTFVQMGERITEEAGGDVKVPLRVEG, encoded by the coding sequence ATGACGAACCTCACCATCGGAACGACGCTCGAGGACCCGGGGGCTCCGGTCGACCTCGACGCCCGGCGCTTCAACAGGCATACCTTCTGGGTCGGGCAGAGCGGCAGCGGGAAGACGTATGCGCTCGGTGTCGTGCTGGAACAGCTGCTCCTGCACACCGAGCTGCCGCTGATCGTCCTCGATCCGAACAGCGACTTCACGCGCTTGCGGGAGACGCGGGCCTCCGCAGGAGCATCCGAGACCGACCGCATGGCAGAACTCGACATCCGCGTGTTCCGCTCCGGCGCGGGTGAGGGCGAGCGCCTGCACGTGCGTTACGTCGATCTGGTGCCGGCATCGAAGGCAGCCGTTCTGCAGATGGACCCGATCGCGGATGCGGAAGAGTACAACGCACTGCTCCATGAGGAACGAGATGCGCACGTCTTCGACGGTCGCGATATGCTCCCCGGTCTGCGAGCCTCTGGCGACCCCGCCCGGGTGCGGCTCGCGAACCGCATGGAGAACCTGCAGGTGCTGGAGTGGGCGCTCTGGTCACGCGGCGCCGGATCGGTCATCGACGTGATCGAAGAACGCCCACGAGCCACGGTCCTCGACCTGGGCGGCTTCGAGCACCCCGCCGAGCCGAAGGTCGCGGCCCTCGCCGTGCTCGAACATCTCTGGGCACACCGTGAGGAACGACGGCCCGTCCTGATCGTCATCGACGAAGCACACAACCTCTGCTCGCCGAATCCCGAGACCGCCGTCGAACGAGCCCTCACCGAGCAGCTCGTGCAGATCGCGGCCGAGGGGCGCAAATTCGGGCTCTGGTTGCTGCTCTCCACCCAGCGTCCGACGAAGATCCACCCCAACGTGCTCTCGCAGTGCGACAACCTCGCGCTGATGCGGGTCAACGCGCCCCGCGACCTCGCCGAGCTCGCCGACGTCTTCGGCTTCGCCTCCGAGGATGCCATCCGCCGTTCCGCTGATTTCGTCCAGGGGCAGGCGCTGTTCGCCGGCGGCTTCATCTCGGCGCCGACCTTCGTGCAGATGGGGGAGCGGATCACCGAGGAGGCGGGCGGCGATGTGAAGGTCCCCCTGCGCGTCGAGGGATGA